Proteins from a single region of Plasmodium brasilianum strain Bolivian I chromosome 13, whole genome shotgun sequence:
- a CDS encoding hypothetical protein (conserved Plasmodium protein) produces MDHIVLFKCPGEESFITCITCQTMNINININCLIIVQQSNEEYVSKCNIMSLSKEDIVKLIRKCYMDKLMYGHVRWKELNRKDFSMQYSVNSFKNIWRFINRNLSAYREEHEVVLKEIEAEAKDITTISSDKKKPKKLNLLFPLNSKASISNISLLRNFTRVNSFFFKSCSNYYSPLNIITTNSPHNSFLNYKNTSMGDKDKAKELEKGVNYIKRNIKDINRRSEFLDYYFLIISLIHQNKKYALLKKMHELYYENKLLKYCNNMNSTYNNYILNIIKKIHEISYVSTKTLNKSMCTKSLEKKFGSSKFVDTKNCILIEIDEQTYQFKKDLIDYKLFYNLFKNNMNLNNNKVLCFFIPLPKKPNHLTFKNATFYYFDQPVYITNNLDEDLYNYIYILHKFFLSFMFWSFYLRYQNIERMKALFLRELEEVYFLFNHINARTGQVFPARRGNNYDKENGKDRQLSNATTTDKKARRLSGGLITTYGLLFEFKIGHIISLCMCVIKMYSKVKRKVDITYLMVIKILNMSIHPILKKKIIRSYLFNIRFIHYVLLKLRWVYKKRKAQIKQLSG; encoded by the exons atggaTCATATTGTCCTTTTCAAATGCCCTg GTGAAGAGAGCTTCATAACATGTATAACATGTCAAACGATgaacataaacataaacataaat TGCCTAATTATAGTTCAACAATCCAACGAAGAGTACGTGtcaaaatgtaatataat GTCCTTATCTAAGGAGGACATTGTAAAGCTCATAAGGAAATGCTACATGGACAAACTGATGTATG GCCATGTGAGATGGAAGGAATTAAATAGAAAAGATTTCAGCATGCAGTATTCGGTTAACTCCTTCAAAAACATATGGAGATTCATAAATAGGAA TCTGAGTGCCTATAGGGAGGAGCACGAAGTCGTATTAAAAGAAATCGAAGCAGAAGCTAAAGACATAACGACCATAAGTAGTGATAAAAAGAAGCCtaagaaattaaatttacTATTCCCTTTAAATTCTAAAGCATCCATATCAAACATATCTCTTCTGAGAAATTTTACTAGAGTAAATAGTTTCTTTTTCAAAAGCTGTAGTAATTACTATAGCCCACTAAACATTATAACAACAAACAGTCCAcacaattcttttttaaattataagaataCGTCAATGGGCGATAAAGATAAAGCCAAAGAATTAGAAAAAGGAGTTaactatattaaaagaaatattaaggATATAAATAGAAGAAGCGAATTTTTAGACTACTATTTCTTGATAATTTCTTTAATccatcaaaataaaaaatatgctcttttaaaaaaaatgcatgaATTGTactatgaaaataaattattaaaatactgtaataatatgaatagcacttacaataattatatattaaatattataaaaaaaatacatgaaaTCAGCTATGTTTCAACAAAGACCTTGAATAAAAGTATGTGTACAAAAAgcttagaaaaaaaatttggtaGTAGCAAATTCGTTGATACAAAGAATTGCATACTCATTGAAATAGATGAACAGACATATCAGTTTAAAAAAGATTTGATTgactataaattattttataatttatttaaaaacaatatgaatcttaataataataaggtaCTCtgcttttttattcctttacCGAAGAAACCTAATCACTTGACTTTTAAAAATGCTACCTTCTACTATTTTGATCAACCTGTATATATTACCAACAATTTAGATGAAGATCTTTACAactacatttatattttgcacAAATTTTTTCTGTCCTTTATGTTTTGGTCTTTCTATTTACGTTATCAAAACATAGAACGAATGAAAGCTCTATTCCTACGAGAGTTAGAAGAGGTATATTTCCTATTCAACCATATAAATGCAAGGACGGGGCAGGTCTTTCCTGCGAGAAGGGGAAACAACTACGATAAGGAAAATGGTAAGGACAGACAACTCAGCAATGCCACAACCACTGATAAAAAGGCTAGAAGATTGAGTGGAGGACTGATAACAACCTATGGGCTCCTTTTTGAATTCAAAATAGGGCACATAATTTCCCTTTGCATGTGTGTTATAAAGATGTACTCAAAAGTAAAGAGAAAAGTAGACATAACATATCTTATggttattaaaattttaaatatgtctATACATcccattttaaaaaagaaaattattcgCTCCTACCTTTTCAACATTCGATTTATTCATTATGTACTTTTAAAATTGAGATgggtttataaaaaaaggaaagcaCAAATTAAACAATTAAGCGGATAG